One Yimella lutea DNA window includes the following coding sequences:
- a CDS encoding cell division protein CrgA, translating into MSKSKKPSEEPAKDSVTEEVIELDVVEGADRTDEDAKDGTLGVANKTKAERDAEKAEARRESEREALRRRTTPQPVKLDGGKNPKWWVPTMLSLMGAGLLWLVVYYLSTTMEPNAKGERPTYPIPALENWNMAVGFVLIMAGFIMTTRWK; encoded by the coding sequence GTGAGCAAGTCCAAGAAGCCGTCCGAGGAACCTGCGAAGGACTCCGTGACCGAAGAGGTCATCGAGCTCGACGTGGTCGAGGGTGCCGACCGCACCGACGAGGACGCGAAGGACGGCACGCTCGGCGTCGCCAACAAGACCAAGGCGGAGCGGGACGCGGAGAAGGCCGAGGCCCGACGGGAGTCCGAGCGGGAGGCGCTGCGCCGACGCACCACGCCGCAGCCGGTCAAGCTCGACGGCGGCAAGAACCCCAAGTGGTGGGTGCCGACGATGCTCAGCCTGATGGGTGCCGGTCTGCTGTGGCTGGTCGTGTACTACCTGTCGACCACCATGGAGCCGAACGCCAAGGGCGAGCGCCCCACGTACCCGATCCCCGCGCTGGAGAACTGGAACATGGCGGTCGGTTTCGTGTTGATCATGGCCGGTTTCATCATGACCACGAGATGGAAGTAG
- a CDS encoding peptidylprolyl isomerase, with product MNATLHTNHGDINVTLFENDAPNTVKNFVGLAQGSLDYNDDAGRKNPEPFYDGLTFHRVIPGFMIQGGCPLGSGVGGPGYTFDDEISPDRDFNSPYILAMANAGKRGGKGTNGSQFFITVAPTTWLQGKHTIFGEVADQEGRDVVDKIAAVRTGAQDRPVEDVVIEKVTVN from the coding sequence ATGAATGCAACGCTGCACACCAACCACGGCGACATCAACGTCACGCTCTTCGAGAACGACGCGCCGAACACGGTCAAGAACTTCGTCGGCCTCGCCCAGGGCTCGCTCGACTACAACGACGACGCGGGTCGCAAGAACCCTGAGCCGTTCTACGACGGACTCACCTTCCACCGCGTCATCCCCGGCTTCATGATCCAGGGCGGCTGCCCGCTGGGCTCCGGCGTCGGTGGCCCCGGTTACACCTTCGACGACGAGATCTCGCCCGACCGCGACTTCAACTCGCCCTACATCCTCGCGATGGCCAACGCGGGCAAGCGCGGCGGCAAGGGCACCAACGGGTCGCAGTTCTTCATCACCGTCGCCCCCACCACCTGGCTGCAGGGCAAGCACACGATCTTCGGTGAGGTCGCCGACCAGGAAGGTCGCGACGTCGTCGACAAGATCGCCGCCGTCCGCACCGGCGCCCAGGACCGTCCGGTCGAGGACGTCGTCATCGAGAAGGTCACCGTCAACTGA
- a CDS encoding serine/threonine-protein kinase, with the protein MNRTGDVLGGRYELTDRIAAGGMGEVWKATDQVLGRTVALKLLKDGLTDEIGFTERFRNEARLSAALTHGNVAQVYDYGEDDGTAYLVMEYVPGMPLSKIIAENAPISAADTAGLLAQAASALQAAHRSGLIHRDVKPANMLVTADGIVKLTDFGIARAIGSAAMTKTGEVMGTAQYLAPEAALGHEVTGLVDVYALGIIAYEMVTGRRPFESDSPVTLALAHVNQTPPQMPQEVPPPVRAIILATLEKNPALRPDSAAEFSRALRQSVVDSTRMGFDPNKRAPKQTPGGQAGSSGPHSPQNSPHPGPASGPHSGGSGPQHGNIGGPLPGRQEVSHHPAPTGPSAPPSGHPAAAGFKGDPSGPNAPTSGPQASTSGPNNTSRFAASSPATLKDKRLQPSSGGSSTVTNNNNNDDFAGLGISKSLFMKILGGVVALLLLIVVLVVVLNQGGKVTPPKNPTETQQQQQNDNNDDGNSETPSDQGNIN; encoded by the coding sequence ATGAACCGAACCGGAGACGTACTGGGGGGACGGTACGAGCTCACCGACCGCATCGCCGCGGGCGGCATGGGTGAGGTGTGGAAAGCCACCGACCAGGTGCTCGGGCGCACGGTCGCGCTCAAGCTGCTCAAGGACGGGCTGACCGACGAGATCGGCTTCACCGAGCGGTTCCGCAACGAGGCCCGACTGTCGGCGGCGCTGACCCACGGCAACGTGGCGCAGGTGTACGACTACGGCGAGGACGACGGCACCGCCTACCTGGTGATGGAGTACGTCCCGGGCATGCCACTGTCCAAGATCATCGCCGAGAACGCACCGATCTCGGCCGCCGACACCGCCGGGCTGCTGGCGCAGGCAGCGTCCGCGCTGCAGGCCGCGCACCGCAGCGGGTTGATCCACCGTGACGTGAAACCGGCGAACATGCTGGTCACCGCCGACGGCATCGTGAAGCTCACCGACTTCGGTATCGCCCGCGCGATCGGGTCGGCCGCGATGACCAAGACCGGTGAGGTGATGGGCACCGCGCAATACCTCGCCCCCGAGGCCGCGCTCGGCCACGAGGTCACCGGCCTGGTCGACGTGTACGCACTCGGCATCATCGCCTACGAGATGGTCACCGGACGCCGTCCGTTCGAGTCCGACAGCCCCGTCACCCTGGCGCTCGCACACGTCAACCAAACGCCGCCGCAGATGCCGCAGGAAGTGCCGCCGCCGGTGCGCGCGATCATCCTCGCGACGCTGGAGAAGAACCCGGCGCTGCGCCCGGACTCGGCCGCGGAGTTCTCCCGCGCCCTGCGTCAGTCCGTGGTCGACTCCACCCGGATGGGCTTCGACCCGAACAAGCGGGCACCCAAGCAGACCCCGGGCGGCCAAGCCGGATCGTCCGGCCCGCACTCACCTCAGAACTCTCCCCACCCGGGCCCGGCATCCGGTCCGCACTCGGGCGGCTCCGGACCACAGCACGGCAACATCGGCGGCCCGCTTCCCGGACGCCAGGAGGTCTCGCACCACCCGGCACCCACCGGGCCGTCGGCTCCGCCGTCCGGTCACCCGGCAGCAGCCGGTTTCAAGGGCGACCCGAGCGGTCCCAACGCGCCGACGTCCGGGCCGCAGGCAAGCACGTCGGGTCCGAACAACACCTCGAGGTTCGCGGCGTCGTCCCCGGCGACGCTTAAGGACAAGCGGCTGCAGCCGTCCAGCGGCGGGTCGTCGACCGTCACGAACAACAACAACAACGACGACTTCGCCGGGCTCGGCATCTCCAAGAGCCTGTTCATGAAGATCCTCGGCGGTGTGGTGGCGCTGCTGCTGCTCATCGTCGTCCTCGTCGTGGTACTCAACCAGGGCGGCAAGGTCACTCCGCCGAAAAACCCCACCGAGACACAGCAGCAACAGCAGAACGACAACAACGACGACGGCAACAGCGAGACCCCCAGCGACCAAGGGAACATCAACTAG
- a CDS encoding rhomboid family intramembrane serine protease — protein sequence MRCQRCERPTCAECQRPAQVGVQCVDCVKQVAKANPRAVSRPTDGKPIVSYALIGLCSLIWLGQLVSERVTDEMFFAPVLGASEPWRFITAAFVHASPSPMHLLFNMYALWLTGQYLEPILGRARFLALFLISAFGGSVGFEVLAALDVPRADAWFQGTVGASGGVFGLFLGVVVLNLRLKRDITPMLIVLGLNAVLSFLVSGIAWQAHLGGAITGAACAAVLNLRDRKLHWPGLAAIVVALAALAWMATKWVPAAWVNPIV from the coding sequence GTGCGCTGCCAGCGCTGCGAACGTCCGACCTGCGCCGAGTGCCAACGCCCGGCGCAGGTCGGCGTCCAGTGCGTCGACTGCGTCAAGCAGGTCGCGAAGGCGAACCCGCGCGCGGTCAGCCGTCCCACCGACGGCAAGCCCATCGTCAGTTACGCGCTGATCGGCCTCTGCTCGCTGATCTGGCTCGGACAGTTGGTGTCCGAGCGGGTCACCGACGAGATGTTCTTCGCGCCGGTGCTCGGTGCGTCCGAACCGTGGCGCTTCATCACCGCAGCGTTCGTGCACGCCTCGCCGTCGCCGATGCACCTGCTGTTCAACATGTACGCGCTCTGGCTCACCGGGCAGTACCTCGAACCCATCCTGGGACGCGCCCGCTTCCTGGCGCTGTTCCTGATCTCAGCGTTCGGCGGGTCGGTCGGCTTCGAGGTGCTCGCCGCCCTCGACGTCCCGCGTGCGGACGCGTGGTTCCAGGGCACCGTCGGTGCGTCCGGTGGGGTGTTCGGACTCTTCCTCGGCGTCGTCGTGCTCAATCTCCGGCTCAAGCGCGACATCACGCCGATGCTGATCGTCCTCGGCCTCAACGCCGTGTTGTCGTTCCTGGTCTCCGGCATCGCCTGGCAGGCCCACCTGGGCGGCGCGATCACCGGCGCCGCCTGCGCCGCCGTGCTGAACCTGCGCGACCGCAAGCTGCACTGGCCCGGCCTCGCCGCGATCGTCGTGGCGCTTGCCGCCCTCGCCTGGATGGCCACCAAGTGGGTCCCGGCCGCCTGGGTCAACCCCATCGTCTGA
- a CDS encoding aminodeoxychorismate/anthranilate synthase component II produces the protein MTRILVVDNYDSFVFTIVGYLEQLGAQCDVRRNDAVTTDQAAEFDGVLVSPGPGTPEAAGVSMDMIRACADRAQPMFGVCLGHQALGVVYGGVVSRAPELLHGKTSRIVHDGTGVLAGLPSPFTATRYHSLAIESDTVPDELLVTGRTENWIVMAVKHRDLPLHGVQFHPESVLTEGGHRMLANWLAECGMSDAVERSTGLAPLVH, from the coding sequence ATGACCCGCATCCTCGTCGTCGACAACTACGACAGCTTCGTCTTCACGATCGTCGGGTACCTCGAACAGTTGGGTGCGCAGTGCGATGTGCGCCGCAACGACGCCGTGACCACCGATCAGGCGGCGGAGTTCGACGGGGTGCTGGTCTCGCCCGGACCGGGGACGCCGGAGGCCGCCGGGGTGTCGATGGACATGATCCGTGCCTGCGCCGACCGGGCCCAGCCGATGTTCGGAGTGTGCCTGGGTCACCAGGCGCTGGGTGTGGTCTACGGCGGCGTGGTCAGCCGCGCCCCTGAACTGCTGCACGGCAAAACCTCACGCATCGTCCACGACGGCACCGGTGTGCTGGCGGGTCTGCCCTCGCCGTTCACCGCGACGCGCTACCACTCGCTAGCGATCGAGTCCGACACCGTGCCGGACGAACTCCTCGTCACCGGCCGCACCGAGAACTGGATTGTGATGGCGGTCAAGCACCGCGATCTGCCGCTGCACGGGGTGCAGTTCCACCCCGAGTCCGTGCTCACCGAGGGTGGTCACCGGATGCTGGCCAACTGGCTCGCCGAGTGCGGCATGTCGGACGCTGTCGAGCGTTCGACCGGGCTGGCCCCGCTCGTCCACTGA
- a CDS encoding peptidoglycan D,D-transpeptidase FtsI family protein — MNTPIRRLSFVVMAMFAALLLASTMIQFVQAKSYNEKPGNRRALLKSYAKERGSILVDGNAVAVSKPVDNDFKWQRSYPQGSTYAAATGYFSFIYGTSGVERGYNDLLSGSSDKLFYRQLPEILTGKEPQGASVDLTIRAKVQQAARNALGNQRGAVIAMDPKTGAILAMVTSPTYDPNLLSTHDLNAVQDNWKQLTTAKNQPMINRVIGGNLYPPGSTFKLVTAAAALESGKYKPDSELDAPAAIKLPGVVRPLPNVTGRACGPNDRTTLEHAIEISCNTAFAGLGMDLGQDKVRQQATKFGFGQQLTIPMNVTPSTFPGNLQQAQLAQSSIGQFDVRATPLQMAMVSAGIANGGKVMRPYLVQTVRDKNLDVVQSTDPSVFSDAIGSDVATQLKDMMKKVVDTGTGRRAQIPNVEVAGKTGTAETAPGVNADVWFTGFAPANDPKVVVAVVVEDGGTAGQEASGGSVAAPIAKAVMEAVVN, encoded by the coding sequence ATGAATACTCCGATCCGGCGGCTGTCGTTCGTGGTGATGGCAATGTTCGCGGCGCTGCTCCTCGCGAGCACGATGATCCAGTTCGTCCAGGCGAAGAGTTACAACGAGAAGCCCGGCAACCGGCGTGCGTTGCTGAAGTCGTACGCCAAGGAACGCGGCTCGATCCTGGTCGACGGCAACGCGGTCGCGGTCAGCAAGCCGGTCGACAACGACTTCAAGTGGCAGCGCAGTTACCCGCAGGGGTCGACGTACGCCGCCGCCACCGGCTATTTCTCCTTCATCTACGGCACGAGCGGCGTCGAGCGCGGGTACAACGACCTGCTGTCGGGCAGCTCGGACAAGTTGTTCTACCGGCAGTTGCCCGAGATCCTCACCGGCAAGGAGCCGCAGGGAGCCAGCGTCGACCTGACGATCCGGGCCAAGGTGCAGCAGGCCGCCCGCAACGCACTGGGCAACCAGCGCGGCGCCGTCATCGCGATGGACCCCAAGACCGGGGCGATCCTGGCAATGGTCACCAGCCCGACGTACGACCCCAACCTGTTGTCGACGCACGACCTGAACGCGGTACAGGACAACTGGAAGCAGCTGACCACGGCGAAGAACCAGCCGATGATCAACCGGGTCATCGGCGGCAACCTCTACCCGCCCGGCTCCACGTTCAAGCTCGTCACCGCCGCCGCTGCCCTGGAATCGGGCAAGTACAAGCCGGATTCCGAGCTCGACGCACCGGCCGCGATCAAGCTGCCCGGCGTCGTCCGGCCGCTGCCGAACGTCACCGGACGCGCGTGCGGCCCGAACGACAGGACGACACTCGAGCACGCGATCGAGATCAGCTGCAACACCGCGTTCGCCGGTCTGGGCATGGACCTCGGGCAGGACAAGGTGCGTCAGCAGGCGACGAAGTTCGGGTTCGGCCAGCAGTTGACGATCCCGATGAACGTCACCCCCTCCACCTTCCCCGGCAACCTGCAACAGGCGCAGTTGGCGCAGTCCTCGATCGGACAGTTCGACGTGCGCGCCACCCCGCTGCAGATGGCGATGGTCTCGGCCGGGATCGCCAACGGCGGCAAGGTCATGCGTCCTTACCTGGTGCAGACCGTGCGCGACAAGAACCTCGACGTCGTGCAGTCGACCGACCCGTCGGTTTTCTCCGACGCGATCGGAAGCGACGTCGCGACCCAGTTGAAGGACATGATGAAGAAGGTCGTCGACACCGGAACCGGTCGGCGAGCGCAGATCCCGAATGTGGAGGTTGCAGGAAAAACCGGAACGGCCGAGACCGCTCCGGGCGTCAACGCCGATGTGTGGTTCACCGGGTTCGCCCCGGCGAACGACCCGAAGGTGGTCGTGGCGGTCGTCGTCGAAGACGGTGGAACAGCAGGACAGGAAGCATCCGGAGGATCGGTCGCAGCACCGATCGCAAAGGCAGTGATGGAAGCGGTGGTCAATTAA
- a CDS encoding MarP family serine protease: protein MTAGTLDVFLVIMLSCYAFVGWQRGGITGILGLVGLILGGMIGFLLAPHIVSLATLTPTHQALTSAFIIIVAALVGQVSVATVGERLRSRQRVRAVRVADSIAGAVVAVVSVAVGVWLVTGAARTLVPERASNAIADSQVFSGLDAAMPSGADRWSASLRNELDRSGFPRVFEQAVEPDVPDAPADPGVARSDAVERASRSIVKIATAPTECGGQYGGSGWVQAPGRVVTNAHVVAGSGPVSVQVRGEGERLRATVVMFDPRADLAVLDVPDLKAPALPMTSTPLRPNTDAVIAGYPGGGPYRMISAKVSTPLQARGHDIYGQPGVDRSVYAVNAPVRPGNSGGPMLTADGRVAGTVFARSKNAGDTGYVLTNQMLTSRLGSVGSSSVPTGACAIR from the coding sequence ATGACCGCAGGAACCCTGGACGTCTTCCTGGTGATCATGCTGTCCTGCTACGCCTTCGTCGGCTGGCAACGCGGCGGCATCACCGGCATTCTCGGGCTCGTCGGCCTCATCCTCGGCGGGATGATCGGCTTCCTGCTGGCTCCGCATATCGTCTCTCTGGCGACGCTCACCCCCACGCACCAGGCGCTCACCAGCGCCTTCATCATCATCGTCGCGGCGCTCGTCGGCCAGGTCTCGGTGGCGACGGTCGGCGAACGACTGCGCTCGCGGCAGCGCGTCCGTGCAGTGCGCGTCGCTGATTCGATCGCGGGTGCGGTGGTCGCCGTCGTCTCGGTGGCGGTCGGCGTCTGGTTGGTCACCGGCGCTGCCCGCACTCTGGTCCCCGAGCGTGCCTCGAACGCCATCGCCGATTCACAGGTGTTCTCCGGTCTGGACGCAGCGATGCCCTCCGGCGCCGATCGGTGGTCGGCTTCCCTGCGCAACGAACTCGACCGCTCCGGGTTCCCCAGAGTGTTCGAGCAAGCCGTCGAACCCGACGTCCCGGACGCCCCGGCAGACCCCGGTGTCGCCCGCAGCGACGCAGTCGAGCGCGCGTCCCGGTCGATCGTGAAGATCGCCACGGCGCCCACCGAATGCGGCGGGCAGTACGGCGGGTCAGGGTGGGTCCAAGCACCCGGACGCGTGGTCACGAACGCACACGTCGTGGCCGGCTCCGGGCCGGTCAGCGTCCAGGTGCGCGGCGAAGGCGAGCGGTTGCGGGCGACCGTCGTGATGTTCGACCCGCGGGCCGACCTGGCGGTGCTGGACGTGCCCGATCTGAAGGCGCCGGCCCTGCCGATGACGTCCACGCCGCTACGCCCGAACACCGACGCGGTCATCGCCGGCTATCCCGGCGGCGGCCCTTACCGGATGATCTCGGCGAAGGTGAGCACGCCGCTGCAGGCCCGCGGCCACGACATCTACGGTCAGCCCGGCGTCGACCGGTCGGTGTACGCCGTCAACGCGCCCGTGCGTCCGGGCAACAGCGGCGGTCCGATGCTCACCGCCGACGGACGCGTGGCCGGCACCGTGTTCGCTCGTTCGAAGAACGCCGGCGACACCGGGTACGTCCTCACCAACCAGATGCTCACCTCGCGCCTGGGGTCGGTGGGTTCGTCCTCCGTTCCCACCGGCGCATGCGCGATCCGATGA
- a CDS encoding ATP-grasp domain-containing protein has translation MNVVFVEPNFPRNQREFPRALKAVGATVFAVGETPWEWLDEELQGWIDHYYQVGSVTDVDQLSAGVSHFQSLAWVDALEATIESHTLPAAVVRERHGIPGTSVHTTYLCRDKPAMKDALRKAGVPTAASTGASSADEVRTFAAENGYPIIIKPRDGAGAAGTHKVSNDTELAAVLDSLGDMPSVAVEEFIEGHEGFYDTVSVGGEIKLDFACHYYPGVLEAMRTRWISPQYISTNRVDEGGLYADLRDLGERVNAALGIETSATHMEYFVSPKGLRFSEIGARPPGVGCWDLYAAGNDIDIFRAWADAIVHGRVWHVPSRQYASGIIALRPDRDGVITHIDGLDEVRSKYGSLLIDEHLPIGQGTQPIEAGYMANAWMRLRHRDFDTLRGVLDDIGRIVQVRAQ, from the coding sequence GTGAACGTCGTCTTCGTCGAACCCAATTTCCCGCGCAACCAGCGCGAGTTCCCGCGCGCCCTCAAGGCTGTCGGAGCGACCGTCTTCGCCGTCGGCGAGACGCCCTGGGAGTGGCTCGACGAAGAGCTGCAGGGCTGGATCGACCACTACTACCAGGTCGGTTCGGTCACCGACGTCGACCAGTTGTCCGCCGGGGTCTCACATTTCCAGAGCCTGGCCTGGGTCGACGCGCTCGAGGCGACGATCGAGTCCCACACGCTGCCGGCCGCGGTCGTCCGGGAACGTCACGGCATCCCGGGCACCAGCGTCCACACCACCTACCTGTGCCGCGACAAGCCGGCGATGAAGGACGCGTTGCGCAAGGCGGGGGTGCCGACGGCTGCGTCGACCGGTGCATCCAGCGCCGACGAGGTCCGGACGTTCGCCGCCGAGAACGGCTACCCGATCATCATCAAACCGCGGGATGGGGCAGGCGCGGCGGGCACGCACAAGGTCAGCAACGACACCGAGCTCGCGGCGGTGCTCGACTCGCTCGGTGACATGCCGTCGGTCGCGGTCGAGGAGTTCATCGAGGGGCACGAGGGGTTCTACGACACCGTCAGTGTCGGCGGCGAGATCAAGCTCGACTTCGCCTGCCACTACTACCCCGGCGTGCTCGAGGCGATGCGCACCCGCTGGATCAGCCCGCAGTACATCTCGACGAACAGGGTCGACGAGGGTGGTCTGTACGCCGACCTGCGCGACCTCGGCGAGCGGGTCAACGCGGCCCTCGGCATCGAGACGTCCGCAACCCACATGGAGTACTTCGTCAGCCCGAAAGGCTTGCGGTTCAGCGAGATCGGCGCGCGTCCACCGGGCGTCGGTTGCTGGGATCTGTACGCGGCGGGCAACGACATCGACATCTTCCGCGCCTGGGCCGATGCCATCGTGCACGGACGCGTGTGGCACGTGCCGAGTCGGCAGTACGCGTCCGGCATCATCGCCCTGCGCCCCGACCGGGACGGCGTGATCACCCACATCGACGGTCTGGACGAGGTGCGCAGCAAGTACGGATCGCTGCTCATCGACGAGCACCTGCCGATCGGCCAGGGCACCCAGCCGATCGAAGCCGGCTACATGGCCAACGCGT
- a CDS encoding DUF881 domain-containing protein, translating into MTRRSPWTLVVTAVTLSAGLLFGVSASTSEGSDLRPGQRDLSQVVLAANQRVAGQAATAKRLQGEVDALSKRSGAGATASNLAKQADSLAPRAGFTAITGDTVTVTLDDSKRDPATLPEGANLNWMVVHQQDVQAVVNALWRGGAKAMMLMDQRVISTSAVRCVGNTLILQGRVYSPPFKITAMGDQAQLRKALKDDPDVANYRDFVDRVGVKYEVKNGSNTTFPPFEGTTELRYAKTTKK; encoded by the coding sequence ATGACTCGCCGCTCGCCCTGGACGCTCGTGGTCACCGCAGTAACCCTGAGCGCGGGGTTGCTGTTCGGAGTGAGCGCATCGACCAGCGAGGGAAGTGATCTGCGGCCTGGTCAGCGCGACCTCAGCCAGGTGGTGCTCGCGGCGAACCAGCGGGTCGCCGGGCAGGCCGCCACCGCAAAACGGTTGCAGGGTGAGGTCGATGCGCTGAGCAAGCGCTCGGGCGCAGGCGCGACGGCATCCAACCTGGCCAAGCAGGCCGACTCCCTGGCTCCGCGAGCCGGATTCACCGCGATCACCGGCGACACCGTCACCGTCACGCTCGACGACTCCAAGCGTGACCCGGCCACCTTGCCCGAGGGCGCCAACCTGAACTGGATGGTCGTGCACCAGCAGGACGTCCAGGCGGTCGTCAACGCGCTGTGGCGTGGCGGCGCGAAGGCGATGATGCTGATGGACCAGCGGGTGATCAGCACCTCGGCCGTCCGCTGCGTCGGCAACACCTTGATCCTGCAGGGACGCGTCTACTCACCGCCGTTCAAGATCACCGCGATGGGCGACCAGGCGCAGCTGCGCAAGGCGCTCAAGGACGACCCGGACGTCGCGAACTACCGCGACTTCGTCGACCGCGTCGGGGTGAAGTACGAGGTGAAGAACGGCTCGAACACGACGTTTCCGCCCTTCGAGGGCACCACCGAGTTGCGCTACGCGAAGACCACCAAGAAGTAG
- the pknB gene encoding Stk1 family PASTA domain-containing Ser/Thr kinase: MTQAPRLLGGRYEVGELIGRGGMAEVHLGHDTRLGRPVAIKMLRSDLARDSTFLTRFRREAKSAAGLNHHAIVAVYDSGEETYTETGGAEIGVPYIVMEYVDGDTLRDVLNAEGHLSPDEAARITQGILSALEYSHSRGIVHRDIKPANVMLTRGGQVKVMDFGIARALADVGATMTSAQAVVGTARYLSPEQAKGDQVDERSDLYSAGCVFYELLCGRTPFVGEPVSLVYQHISDRPAPPSSYEPTVPKPMDAVAMHSLEKPREGRYQTAGDFRADLQNARTNTPVSAAATASLAAAGGAAAAAAKAPAPVEQPRRDSTREIADRGRRPNHVGLWTAAVIAALLAILGVGYLVMNGQDETKLASVPSVRGFTEQAADQTLRNAGFVPSFRKVTSDATLDTVVAQRPNGGEPAESGSTVTVDLSGGPNVRTVPSVVGKTEQQARKILGDNGFDKVAVDPTRVDDTEYAEGQVTSTDPIENSAAPPTQTITLKLSSGKVTVPSNLEGMNFFAAQQALAKAHLQPADPPTSVPTSNSDLWDKVQDVPDAGKKVAVNSRIAISVYTRSSTVTVNPPPPSSTTTTTTTTTSSTSSPTSSPTSSSPTSTPSSTSSPTSSPSPTSTAPPSPTSTPPKPSTPSTPQTPPNR; encoded by the coding sequence ATGACGCAAGCTCCCCGCCTGCTCGGCGGCCGCTACGAGGTCGGTGAACTCATCGGACGCGGCGGCATGGCCGAAGTGCACCTGGGTCACGACACGCGCCTCGGGCGTCCGGTCGCGATCAAGATGCTGCGTTCCGACCTGGCTCGCGACAGCACCTTCCTGACCCGTTTCCGGCGCGAGGCGAAGTCGGCAGCCGGACTGAATCATCACGCGATCGTCGCCGTGTACGACTCCGGCGAGGAGACCTACACCGAGACCGGTGGCGCCGAGATCGGCGTGCCGTACATCGTGATGGAGTACGTGGACGGCGACACGCTGCGCGACGTGCTCAACGCCGAGGGTCACCTGTCCCCGGACGAGGCCGCCCGCATCACGCAGGGCATCCTGTCGGCCCTGGAGTACTCGCACAGTCGCGGAATCGTGCACCGCGACATCAAACCGGCCAACGTGATGCTGACCCGCGGCGGCCAGGTGAAGGTGATGGACTTCGGCATCGCCCGCGCCCTGGCCGATGTCGGTGCCACGATGACGTCCGCTCAGGCCGTCGTCGGCACGGCGCGGTACCTCTCCCCCGAGCAGGCCAAGGGCGACCAGGTCGATGAACGCTCCGACCTGTACTCGGCAGGCTGCGTCTTTTATGAACTGCTCTGCGGCAGAACGCCGTTCGTCGGTGAGCCGGTCAGCCTGGTCTACCAGCACATCAGCGACCGTCCGGCGCCCCCGTCGTCCTACGAGCCGACGGTGCCCAAGCCGATGGACGCCGTCGCGATGCATTCGCTGGAGAAGCCGCGCGAAGGTCGCTACCAGACCGCCGGCGACTTCCGGGCCGATCTGCAGAACGCTCGGACGAACACGCCGGTCTCGGCGGCGGCCACCGCAAGCCTTGCGGCTGCCGGTGGCGCCGCCGCCGCCGCCGCGAAGGCGCCCGCTCCGGTGGAGCAACCGCGCCGTGACAGCACCCGCGAGATCGCCGACCGCGGTCGGCGCCCGAATCACGTCGGTCTGTGGACCGCAGCCGTCATCGCCGCGCTGCTGGCCATCCTCGGCGTCGGCTACCTGGTGATGAACGGTCAGGACGAGACCAAGCTGGCCTCGGTGCCATCGGTGCGCGGGTTCACCGAGCAGGCAGCCGACCAGACGCTCCGCAACGCCGGCTTCGTTCCCAGTTTCCGAAAGGTGACCAGCGACGCGACCCTCGACACCGTGGTCGCGCAGCGTCCGAACGGTGGTGAGCCGGCCGAATCCGGATCGACGGTCACCGTCGACCTGTCCGGTGGTCCCAACGTGCGCACTGTGCCGTCCGTGGTCGGGAAGACCGAGCAGCAGGCGAGAAAGATCCTGGGCGACAACGGTTTCGACAAGGTGGCCGTTGATCCGACCCGGGTCGACGACACCGAGTACGCCGAGGGACAGGTGACGTCCACCGACCCCATCGAGAACAGCGCAGCGCCGCCGACCCAGACGATCACGCTGAAGCTCAGCAGCGGCAAGGTCACCGTGCCGAGCAACCTGGAGGGCATGAACTTCTTCGCCGCCCAGCAGGCACTGGCGAAGGCGCACCTGCAGCCGGCCGATCCGCCGACCTCCGTGCCGACGTCCAACTCGGACCTCTGGGACAAGGTGCAGGACGTGCCGGACGCCGGCAAGAAGGTCGCGGTGAACTCCCGGATCGCGATCTCGGTCTACACCCGCTCCTCGACGGTGACGGTCAACCCGCCGCCGCCGTCGTCGACGACGACGACGACGACGACGACGACCAGCTCCACATCCTCGCCGACCTCGAGCCCGACGTCCTCGAGCCCGACGTCCACGCCTTCGTCGACGTCCAGCCCGACGTCGTCGCCGTCACCCACCTCGACGGCGCCGCCGTCACCGACGTCGACCCCGCCCAAGCCCTCGACGCCGTCCACCCCGCAAACCCCGCCCAACCGGTGA